AGCGGCCCGCCAGGCGCGGGGAAATCCATGATGGCAAAGGCTTTCCCGTCAATTCTGCCAGACATGACTGTGGAAGAGGTGCTGGAGGTCACAAAGATTTATTCGGTGGCGGGCCTTTTGCGTGACGCGCAGGTGATGACGGAAAGGCCCTTTCGGTCGCCCCACCACACCATCTCCAATATTTCACTGATTGGCGGAGGCCGGATTCCCAAGCCGGGAGAGGTCTCACTGGCACATCTTGGCGTGTTGTTTCTGGATGAATTGCCAGAGTTTAAAAAGAGCGCGCTGGAGGTTTTGAGACAGCCCATTGAAGACCAGCAGGTGACCATTTCAAGGGTTAACGCCTCATTAACCTACCCGGCGTCCTTTATGCTGGTGGCCAGCATGAATCCCTGCCCCTGCGGCTATTACGGCGATCCAACCCACGAGTGCCGATGCAGTGCCAGCGAGAGACACCGCTATGCCGGAAAGATATCCGGACCTCTGCTGGACAGAATTGATATAAAAATCGAGGTCCCCGCCATGGATTTTGACGCCCTTGAGACGGCGCCGAAGGGTGAGTGCTCAGCGGCTGTCAGGGCCCGGGTAAATGCAGCGCGGGCTCTGCAGAACACACGCTATGCGCAGGAAAAAGGGCTTTATTTCAATGCGCAGCTGTCACCGAGGCATCTCGAGAGGTACTGCGGGCTGGGGGCCCGTGAAAAGCTGCTGATGGAAAAAATATATAAAAAAATGAACCTCAGCGCCAGAGGATACCACCGTATTCTCAAGCTGGCAAGGACCATTGCAGACCTGGAGGGCACAGCTGATATCCGCACAGCCCATTTATCGGAGGCCGTGCAGTACCGAAGCTTTACTCCTGAGGAATAAAAAAGGTGAGAACCCGGAATCACGGGCCGCTCACCTTTTTTTATTGCTGTCTGTAAACTAAATGTGCAAATGCTTCGATGGGCATGGGCCTCGCGAAATAATACCCCTGAATAATATCACAGCCGATTTTTTTCAGGAAGTCGATCTGTTCCTGCGTTTCCACGCCCTCGGCCACCACCTTGATATCCAGCGAGTGGGCCATTTGAATAACGCTTTCCACCACCTTTTCTCCGCGGCGTGACAGGGTTGTCTCGTTGAAAAATTCCCTGTCCATTTTCAAGACATCCACAGGCAGCTCCCTCAGCAGGTTTAATGAGGAATAGCCTGTTCCGAAATCATCGATCGAGATTTTAAATCCAAAATCATTCAGGGCCTTGAAAACAGAGGCCAGCATGCCGATATTGTCAAAGACAGCGCTCTCGGTTACCTCGAGCTCCAGACAGTCGGGCGGCACCCCGTATTTTTCCACGATGGCCATGAGCCGCTCTGCAAAATCCGAATGGCTCAGATGCTTTCGGGAGAAATTGACGGATATCAAAAGCGGTCTCAAGCCCTGATCCATCCAGCTGCGCTGTTGTTTACAGATGGATTCAAACATAAAGAAATCCAGCTTTATGACAAAGTTGTTCTTTTCAAACAGGGGGATAAACTCAGCCGGCGGTATGAGTCCTTTTTCCGGATGAAGCCAGCGGACCAGTGCCTCGGCGCCAACAGGCTGCAGGGTTTCAAGGGAATACTTTGGCTGCAGGTAGACTTTGAACTGCCCTGTCTCCAGCGCGGTCTCCATCTGGTTTTCAATTTTTCTTTCCCGGAGAATCTGATTGCGCATGACGGTGTCAAAAAAGGCGATGCCGTTGCCGTTGGCGTCTTTAATGGACTTGCGGGCCATATCTGCACGGTCATACATGTGGTTGACACTCAGGTGATCCTCCTGAACCAGATAAACGCCAAAGGACAGGGTAAAAGGAATGTCAAGCTCCTGACAGGCCAGCTGCTCTCTCAGAATCCTCAGCCGTCCGGTTAAGGCCTCGGGGGTATTGTAACGGAGCAAAAGGGCAAAATCATCTGAGGCGACGCGGCAAAAGGTTTCCCGGTCCGTTAAATGGCGGTTGAGGATCTCCGACATGGCGGCCAGCAGCTGGTTACCGCTTTTGAAGCCATAGAGGTCATTTATTGCCTTGAATTTGTCAATGTCGAAGCTGACAATTGCGTATTGCAGGTGCTCCTTACCGTTTAGCCAGCGTTCACTGTCCACAATGAACTTGTTAAAATTGGAAAAGCCAGTAATGGTGTCGGTGTAGGCCATGCGCTGCAATTCTCGGCGGCTCTTTCTCTGGTGGATTTCGATATACACGATCAGGGCGGCAAAGAAAAACAGAATAACGGCCCAGGTCAAAAGGGTGGATTGAATAATCTGGCTGGATTTTTCTGAGACGACGCTTTTGGGCGCCACAATCAATACATTCCAGTTGTTCGTGTCCACCGGAGCAATGCTGAAGTAGTAGGGCTCACCATTATGCGTGTATTCTGCAACACAGGTTTTGCGGGACTGCAGCGCCTCCAGTACCTGGCTGCGCATTGCGGTGTTTTTGTAGCTGAGCGTTGTGATACTCTGGATATTCTGGTTGCTTTCAGGATGACTGGAACGTATGATGATGTCTCCGCTGTCGTTGATAATATAGGAATAGCCCCTGCCGTCAAAGCTTGTGACCGAAAGGACATCGCTGTAATGGCTGATGGCATTGGTCGCGAAAAGAACGCCGATCACATCGTCGCCGGAGCGGATCGGGGCAGCGTACACCGTAATGGGCTCTCCGCCGAATTTGTCTGTCAGAATACCGGAAACAACGGTTTCGCCGGCCAGGGCTTCATAAAAATAATCCCGGTCGGAAAAATCCTCATCATAACCATCAGTCGTATGGGCAACGCCGTCGGGGGTAATGATACCCATGCGTTTAAACGCGTTATGATTGTTTTCCTGCTCCAAAACAGGAAGCGCCGCCAGAATATTATCCGGCGCGTCACTGCCAATGTAGGTGGCAATGGCCTCCAGTGTGTTAAAGTCCCCTCTCAGCCGGTTTTGTATGGCGGTGGCAGACTGCTCGGACAGCTCCTTTAACGTCGTCTGAGTCTCTGACTCCAAAAAGCGGTCCAGATAGGAGGTGTAAACATAAGCGATGATGACGATCATCAATATAAGCAGCAAGGCAGCGAGAATCGGCCGCCATAATTTTGATTTTAACCCACGGTCATTCATGTAGGATCTCTTTTCTATCGATATTGCTTATATTATACCATAGCAACGGGTGTTAAAGAAACAATGCGGCAAAAAGAAAACAATGAAATAAAAAGAAATAGATGTGAAAAAGGTGATGTTTTGTGAAGAAAGTTAAAAATATACAACATTAATGTGAAAATATGTGTTATGATAAAGTATCATATTTTTTAAAAGGGGAATTGATATGGAAAAGGATTTGTTCTGGATATGGCTGATGTCGCTGACCGAGCTTGGCAACCAGCGCAAGCGGAGACTGCTGGATTTTTTTGGGACACCCGAAAATATCTATAACGCCGATGAGCACAGCCTGATGGCCTCTGGCGCTGTTAAGGAAAAGGACTGTAAATACATCCGCAGCCAGCAGCACCTTTACCTGGCCACAAAAGCCAAGGGCTTTATGGCACGCCATGGAATTGATCTGATTACGGTCCAAGACAGCCTCTACCCAGTGAGGCTTAAAAATATTTACGATCCGCCAGTCGGCCTGTTTGCAAAGGGAAGGCTTGATCTGCTGGACCGGCCCATGTACCTGGGGATTGTAGGCTCCCGAAAAGCTTCGCCGGCAGGCCTTAAACAGACGCGTAAGCTGGCCGAAACCTTTTCGGATATGGGGATCACCATCGTCAGCGGCCTGGCAGAGGGGGTAGACGGAGAAAGCCACCTGGGCAGCTGCGAGCGCGTGGGCTCTACCATTGCGGTCATGGGGACCGGCATCAACGTCTGTTATCCTGAAAAGCATAAGGCACTGTATAAAAAAATTGTCCGCAGCGGGTTGATCTTAACAGAATTTTTTATGGATGAGCAGCCTCTGAAATTTCATTTTCCAAGAAGAAACCGGATTATCAGCGGTCTGAGCGACGGCCTGCTGGTGGTTGAGGCCCGGGAAAAGAGCGGCGCCCTGATAACGGCCGACTTTGCTTTGGAGCAGGGAAAAAATGTCTACGCTGTACCGGGCGATATTACACGCTATCAGAGCGCTGGCAGTAATCAGCTTATTAAAGAGGGCGCAAAGGTGGTGACAGGACCAGAGGATGTGCTGGAGGATTACGTGGACAAGCTGCCAGAGGACATGGAGCGCTTCCATAATCCCATTAGTCTGGAGCACGCCGCTGAGGGCCTGGAGGATCCGGAACAAAAGAAAATACTGAATTATATTGCCGAAGGCTACACGACAGTGGACGAGCTGGTGTCAGTGTCTGGAATGGGGATTCAGGCCGTCAACGGGGCCCTTTCCATGCTGGAGCTTGACGACCGTGTTAAAGTAGAATATGGAAAGGTATATATTCTTTAGAGAGAAACCTTATGGATTTCTGTAGTCAAAATTTGATAAATAAGGATTCCTTTGTTATAATGAAGCTTGTTTGACTTTTATCATACATAATAAAAAACAAGTTATAACGGTAAAACATATAGAAGGAGGAATACAATGGCAAAAAATCTCGTCATTGTTGAATCACCCGCAAAAGCTAAGACGATAAAAAAATATCTTCCTAAGGGCTATGAGGTGCAGGCAACCATGGGGCACGTTATCGACCTGCCTAAAAGCCGTATTGCGATCGACATCGAAAATCATTTTAAACCCGATTATATTAAAATCAGGGGAAAAGG
This region of Eubacterium sp. 1001713B170207_170306_E7 genomic DNA includes:
- a CDS encoding YifB family Mg chelatase-like AAA ATPase — translated: MLSQIHSCSLLGIEGQIVTVEIDVLNGLPSYVLVGLPDTGVRESKERVYSALKNSGYSYPMKKITINLAPADLKKEGPAYDLPIALGLLMASEQLEPLDIESYVILGELSLSGAVKPVNGILPMVLAARDHGFRRIMIPSANRYEAAVVEGIDILPVDSITEAAAHLSGECPKVPCEVDSDALFKRAHTHSCETDFSEIRGQEPAKRAFEIAAAGAHNLLLSGPPGAGKSMMAKAFPSILPDMTVEEVLEVTKIYSVAGLLRDAQVMTERPFRSPHHTISNISLIGGGRIPKPGEVSLAHLGVLFLDELPEFKKSALEVLRQPIEDQQVTISRVNASLTYPASFMLVASMNPCPCGYYGDPTHECRCSASERHRYAGKISGPLLDRIDIKIEVPAMDFDALETAPKGECSAAVRARVNAARALQNTRYAQEKGLYFNAQLSPRHLERYCGLGAREKLLMEKIYKKMNLSARGYHRILKLARTIADLEGTADIRTAHLSEAVQYRSFTPEE
- a CDS encoding EAL domain-containing protein, with the protein product MNDRGLKSKLWRPILAALLLILMIVIIAYVYTSYLDRFLESETQTTLKELSEQSATAIQNRLRGDFNTLEAIATYIGSDAPDNILAALPVLEQENNHNAFKRMGIITPDGVAHTTDGYDEDFSDRDYFYEALAGETVVSGILTDKFGGEPITVYAAPIRSGDDVIGVLFATNAISHYSDVLSVTSFDGRGYSYIINDSGDIIIRSSHPESNQNIQSITTLSYKNTAMRSQVLEALQSRKTCVAEYTHNGEPYYFSIAPVDTNNWNVLIVAPKSVVSEKSSQIIQSTLLTWAVILFFFAALIVYIEIHQRKSRRELQRMAYTDTITGFSNFNKFIVDSERWLNGKEHLQYAIVSFDIDKFKAINDLYGFKSGNQLLAAMSEILNRHLTDRETFCRVASDDFALLLRYNTPEALTGRLRILREQLACQELDIPFTLSFGVYLVQEDHLSVNHMYDRADMARKSIKDANGNGIAFFDTVMRNQILRERKIENQMETALETGQFKVYLQPKYSLETLQPVGAEALVRWLHPEKGLIPPAEFIPLFEKNNFVIKLDFFMFESICKQQRSWMDQGLRPLLISVNFSRKHLSHSDFAERLMAIVEKYGVPPDCLELEVTESAVFDNIGMLASVFKALNDFGFKISIDDFGTGYSSLNLLRELPVDVLKMDREFFNETTLSRRGEKVVESVIQMAHSLDIKVVAEGVETQEQIDFLKKIGCDIIQGYYFARPMPIEAFAHLVYRQQ
- the dprA gene encoding DNA-processing protein DprA, with product MEKDLFWIWLMSLTELGNQRKRRLLDFFGTPENIYNADEHSLMASGAVKEKDCKYIRSQQHLYLATKAKGFMARHGIDLITVQDSLYPVRLKNIYDPPVGLFAKGRLDLLDRPMYLGIVGSRKASPAGLKQTRKLAETFSDMGITIVSGLAEGVDGESHLGSCERVGSTIAVMGTGINVCYPEKHKALYKKIVRSGLILTEFFMDEQPLKFHFPRRNRIISGLSDGLLVVEAREKSGALITADFALEQGKNVYAVPGDITRYQSAGSNQLIKEGAKVVTGPEDVLEDYVDKLPEDMERFHNPISLEHAAEGLEDPEQKKILNYIAEGYTTVDELVSVSGMGIQAVNGALSMLELDDRVKVEYGKVYIL